The Algoriphagus sanaruensis genome window below encodes:
- a CDS encoding aldo/keto reductase, with protein MTFDHYTELASGLKISRALTGLWQIADLERNGNKVDPQEAAKSMKAYVDAGLTTFDMADHYGSAEEITGEFRRMYGKDQGQFFTKWVPSPGPITKSQVREAVQTALQRMNCKQIQLMQFHAWHYAHPSWVDCLFWLDELKQEGLIAHLGLTNFDTAHLRIAVKSGIQICSNQVCYSLLDQRAAGEMTDFCLEHNIKLLAFGTVAGGFLSEKWLDKPEPILGESLTWSQMKYKRYIDVAGGWQKFQQLLQTLSQIAQKHQTGIAMLASHYIMTRPAVGGVIIGARLGQSEHIKETQQLFEIDLDEKDLSQIGDSLASLNPIPGDCGDEYRKPPYLTATGDLSHHLDQIPAPYPNVKGSDGRIKALSGTIWEDIAGFSRAVRKGKRILVSGTTATHGIRAMGGNDPAAQADFILDKIEGAILSLGGRLEDVIRTRIYIRNADQWEPISRAHGKRFGKIQPANTMVRADLIGEEYLVEMEAEAMVLEGISETLSTHKQ; from the coding sequence ATGACTTTTGACCACTATACTGAACTTGCGTCGGGCCTAAAAATCAGCCGAGCCTTAACTGGCCTTTGGCAAATCGCAGACTTGGAGCGAAATGGAAATAAAGTTGATCCCCAAGAAGCTGCCAAATCCATGAAAGCGTATGTAGATGCCGGATTGACCACTTTTGACATGGCCGATCACTATGGTTCTGCGGAGGAAATTACAGGGGAGTTTCGTCGAATGTATGGCAAGGACCAAGGTCAATTTTTCACGAAGTGGGTTCCAAGCCCAGGACCAATTACGAAATCTCAAGTACGGGAAGCAGTCCAAACGGCACTCCAACGGATGAATTGCAAGCAAATCCAACTGATGCAATTTCATGCTTGGCATTATGCGCATCCCAGTTGGGTGGATTGTTTGTTTTGGCTCGATGAGCTGAAGCAAGAAGGGCTAATTGCACACCTCGGTCTCACCAATTTTGATACTGCGCATTTACGAATTGCCGTCAAATCTGGAATCCAAATTTGCTCTAATCAAGTATGCTATTCCCTCTTAGACCAACGTGCCGCAGGTGAAATGACGGATTTTTGCCTGGAGCATAATATCAAACTATTGGCCTTTGGGACCGTTGCCGGAGGATTTCTTTCAGAAAAATGGTTGGACAAACCTGAGCCCATTTTGGGGGAATCCCTGACTTGGTCGCAGATGAAATATAAACGATACATCGATGTGGCTGGAGGTTGGCAAAAATTCCAACAGCTCCTTCAGACGCTTTCCCAAATTGCCCAAAAACATCAGACCGGAATCGCCATGCTCGCAAGTCATTACATCATGACTCGACCGGCAGTTGGAGGAGTAATCATCGGTGCCCGATTGGGACAAAGTGAGCACATTAAAGAAACCCAGCAACTTTTCGAAATTGATCTTGATGAGAAAGATCTCAGCCAGATCGGTGATTCTTTAGCTTCTCTAAATCCCATACCGGGAGACTGTGGAGATGAATATCGAAAGCCTCCTTACCTTACCGCAACTGGAGATTTGAGCCATCATTTGGATCAAATTCCAGCCCCTTATCCCAATGTCAAAGGTTCCGATGGACGAATCAAAGCATTAAGTGGCACCATTTGGGAGGATATTGCAGGCTTTAGCCGAGCCGTGAGAAAAGGAAAACGGATTTTGGTTTCAGGTACAACGGCTACCCATGGAATTCGTGCAATGGGAGGAAATGATCCCGCCGCTCAGGCCGATTTCATTTTGGATAAAATCGAAGGAGCGATTTTATCACTGGGTGGACGACTCGAAGACGTCATCCGAACTCGGATTTACATTCGAAATGCGGATCAATGGGAACCCATTTCTAGAGCTCATGGAAAGCGATTTGGAAAGATCCAGCCCGCAAACACCATGGTTCGGGCAGATTTAATCGGAGAGGAATACTTGGTAGAAATGGAAGCCGAGGCAATGGTTTTGGAAGGAATCAGTGAAACGCTTTCTACCCATAAGCAATGA
- a CDS encoding nuclear transport factor 2 family protein, with product MKKTLTLILITSLWTSLAFGQTDQEVVSAVENFRTALLNEDVKTLESLTSTSLDYGHSGGQIENQAEFLAVFSGKKADYQVWDMSNLEVSMYDKNMAIVRHEVTGSILSNGNPVSLHLGVMMIWVKENGNWKLLARQAFKMS from the coding sequence ATGAAAAAAACACTCACTCTCATCTTAATCACCAGTCTTTGGACTTCGCTTGCATTTGGCCAAACCGACCAGGAAGTCGTTTCAGCAGTCGAAAACTTCCGGACAGCCCTTCTAAATGAAGATGTAAAGACACTTGAAAGCCTCACTTCCACCTCCCTCGATTATGGACATTCAGGAGGTCAGATTGAAAATCAAGCTGAATTTTTAGCCGTATTTTCTGGAAAAAAGGCAGATTATCAAGTCTGGGACATGAGTAACCTTGAGGTTTCGATGTATGACAAAAATATGGCGATTGTCCGCCATGAGGTAACCGGATCCATTCTTTCTAATGGAAACCCTGTCAGTCTTCATCTTGGAGTGATGATGATTTGGGTAAAAGAAAATGGAAATTGGAAACTCCTCGCAAGGCAAGCTTTTAAGATGAGCTAA
- a CDS encoding DUF1003 domain-containing protein, whose translation MKSFISQKALKKGEEVQGAEIRAGIFLLIQENHPDFGPDHWISLDELNQFRRLYLTRLVEQEKGEIAKIDEDVMAAIRENSILSENIQDDTEPELTFGDRMADHIATFGGSWTFILTFFSFLIIWMIINAYVLAKQPFDPYPFILLNLILSCLAAIQAPIIMMSQNRQEAKDRKRSEYDYKVDLKAELEIKLLSEKIDHLIIHQNRKLLEIQEVQIDYLEDLMKQLKHKPSL comes from the coding sequence ATGAAAAGTTTTATCAGTCAAAAAGCCCTCAAAAAGGGAGAAGAAGTTCAAGGGGCAGAAATTCGTGCTGGCATATTCCTATTGATCCAGGAAAATCATCCTGATTTTGGCCCAGATCATTGGATCAGCTTGGATGAGTTAAATCAATTTCGAAGGCTGTATCTAACCCGGCTGGTGGAACAGGAAAAAGGAGAGATCGCGAAAATTGACGAAGATGTGATGGCTGCCATTCGCGAAAACTCGATTCTTTCCGAAAATATCCAAGATGATACCGAACCTGAATTGACCTTTGGTGACCGGATGGCGGATCATATCGCAACCTTCGGTGGAAGCTGGACCTTTATTTTGACCTTTTTCTCTTTCCTGATTATCTGGATGATCATCAATGCTTATGTCCTTGCCAAGCAACCTTTTGATCCTTACCCTTTTATTTTATTGAATTTGATTTTGTCCTGTTTGGCAGCGATTCAGGCTCCAATTATCATGATGAGTCAAAATCGGCAAGAAGCCAAAGATCGAAAACGCTCCGAGTATGACTACAAAGTTGACCTAAAGGCTGAACTCGAAATCAAGCTTCTAAGTGAAAAAATTGATCATTTGATCATCCATCAAAACCGAAAGCTGCTCGAAATTCAAGAAGTACAAATCGACTATCTGGAAGATTTGATGAAGCAACTCAAACATAAACCCAGCCTCTAA
- a CDS encoding methylated-DNA--[protein]-cysteine S-methyltransferase: MKEISISTYSSPVGKLVIGIFEEKLVFCDWAFRKMRGQIDQRIQTGLGAKFVESRHPLMNELEQQLEAYFSGNLREFQIPMQPVGTQFQMEVWNQLCKIPYGQTQSYLQLSQELGNPDAIRAVAAANGANAISILIPCHRIIGSDGSLVGYAGGLEAKKKLLRLEGASANKNQQQTSLF; the protein is encoded by the coding sequence ATGAAGGAAATCTCAATTAGTACCTATTCCAGTCCGGTTGGAAAATTAGTCATCGGGATTTTTGAAGAAAAACTTGTCTTCTGTGATTGGGCCTTCCGAAAGATGCGAGGCCAAATCGATCAACGGATTCAAACAGGCCTCGGTGCTAAATTCGTGGAATCAAGGCATCCTTTGATGAATGAACTGGAGCAGCAACTTGAGGCTTACTTCTCTGGAAATCTCCGTGAATTTCAAATTCCGATGCAACCTGTCGGCACTCAATTTCAGATGGAAGTGTGGAATCAACTTTGCAAAATTCCATATGGACAAACGCAAAGCTACCTTCAACTCAGCCAAGAATTGGGAAATCCTGACGCCATCCGTGCCGTCGCGGCTGCAAATGGAGCAAATGCAATTTCCATTTTGATACCCTGTCATCGAATCATTGGTTCGGATGGAAGTTTGGTAGGATATGCAGGCGGCCTGGAAGCCAAGAAAAAACTACTTCGATTAGAAGGAGCATCAGCCAACAAGAATCAGCAACAAACGAGTCTTTTCTAG
- a CDS encoding phosphoglyceromutase — MKKNVIGILVFLMTLSLGFSQSKTTKTENIILITFDGLRWQELFKGADSLFVDDTGMIQNQGSLLADFWHPDPSVRRKKLFPFFWNTIAQEGQIYGNRAYGNLVNNSNSMWFSYPGYNEFLSGFADDERINSNSKINNPNLTLLEYLNQMPEYNGKVMAFGSWDVFPYIINEERSGIPVNAGFELAAGDQLTDVEKTINRLQQEIRGPWERVRLDPFTHHYALEAIKTKKPKVLYIAYGETDDWAHDGEYDQYLWSARQTDKYIQEIWETIQANPQYKDKTTMIIGVDHGRGITKRSWKSHGSDVPQAGQIWLMAIGPDTPAKGEMKIQGQWYSSMVARTVFTLLGIDEYPDPKAGKEILEMLK, encoded by the coding sequence ATGAAAAAAAATGTCATAGGTATCCTTGTTTTTTTGATGACTTTAAGTCTCGGGTTTTCTCAATCAAAAACTACCAAGACTGAAAACATCATTTTGATCACATTTGATGGTCTTCGGTGGCAGGAACTCTTTAAGGGGGCAGATTCACTCTTTGTAGATGATACTGGAATGATTCAAAATCAAGGGTCCCTTTTGGCGGATTTTTGGCATCCTGACCCTTCGGTAAGAAGAAAGAAGCTTTTTCCTTTTTTCTGGAACACAATAGCCCAGGAAGGACAAATCTATGGAAACCGAGCTTATGGAAATTTGGTGAATAATAGTAACTCCATGTGGTTTTCGTATCCTGGATACAATGAATTTCTAAGTGGATTTGCAGATGATGAGCGAATCAATAGTAACTCCAAAATCAATAATCCTAATTTGACGCTCTTGGAATACCTCAATCAAATGCCCGAATATAATGGGAAAGTGATGGCATTCGGGAGCTGGGATGTATTCCCTTATATTATCAATGAGGAGCGAAGTGGAATTCCTGTAAATGCAGGTTTTGAACTTGCGGCTGGAGATCAATTAACGGATGTAGAAAAAACGATAAATCGTCTTCAACAAGAAATTCGAGGGCCTTGGGAACGGGTGCGATTGGACCCCTTTACGCATCATTATGCACTTGAGGCCATAAAAACAAAAAAGCCAAAGGTGCTTTACATTGCCTATGGCGAGACCGACGATTGGGCACATGATGGAGAATACGATCAATACCTTTGGTCAGCCCGCCAAACAGATAAGTATATCCAAGAGATTTGGGAAACCATCCAAGCAAATCCACAATACAAGGATAAAACAACCATGATTATTGGGGTGGATCATGGCCGTGGTATTACCAAACGAAGCTGGAAAAGTCACGGAAGTGATGTCCCTCAGGCTGGTCAAATTTGGCTAATGGCCATTGGTCCAGATACTCCAGCTAAAGGTGAAATGAAGATCCAAGGCCAATGGTATTCAAGCATGGTCGCTCGAACAGTGTTTACTTTGTTGGGAATTGATGAGTATCCGGATCCAAAAGCAGGAAAAGAGATTTTAGAAATGCTAAAGTGA